Proteins encoded together in one Juglans regia cultivar Chandler chromosome 9, Walnut 2.0, whole genome shotgun sequence window:
- the LOC108983488 gene encoding 5-formyltetrahydrofolate cyclo-ligase, mitochondrial-like — protein sequence MHQPCTRPSPAPAPKTLLSCPPSYATPSTVTFSTMNKNTEQEHLDSVFKQKRALRSRIRKTLKAMEPDLRSQEDNAIQSIILESPWFKSSRRLCAYISCSALREVDTSKLLSETLSNPTGDGQTQRGKILYVPRVEDKNCHMRMLRISCINDLVANSMDILEPAPVDSDGNEREDVMLTNEPVDLFLLPGLAFDRSGRRLGRGGGYYDTFLKKYQELAKARDWKQPLLVVLSYSVQIMDEGVIAVTPNDIPVDALISPIGVIPISQAALDRMKL from the exons ATGCACCAACCCTGCACCAGACCTTCACCAGCACCAGCACCAAAGACGCTTCTCTCTTGCCCACCCTCGTACGCGACTCCATCCACCGTTACCTTCTCGACGATGAACAAGAACACAGAACAAGAACATCTGGACTCCGTGTTCAAGCAAAAACGAGCGCTCCGATCCAGGATCCGCAAGACCCTCAAGGCTATGGAGCCCGACCTCAGATCCCAAGAAG ACAATGCCATTCAGAGTATTATTTTGGAATCTCCATGGTTTAAATCTAGTAGGAGATTGTGTGCCTATATAAGCTGCAGTGCTTTGCGGGAAGTTGACACATCAAAATTGTTGTCTGAAACTCTGTCAAATCCAACTGGAG ATGGCCAGACACAGAGGGGAAAAATACTTTATGTTCCACGCGTGGAGGACAAGAATTGTCACATGCGCATGCTGAGAATCTCATGTATTAATGATCTTGTTGCAAATTCAATGGACATCTTAGAACCAGCTCCAGTGGATAGTGATGGAAACGAACGTGAAGATG TTATGCTAACAAATGAGCCAGTTGATTTGTTCCTCTTGCCTG GACTAGCATTTGACAGATCTGGAAGGCGCCTGGGTCGTGGTGGAGG TTATTATGATACCTTCCTGAAAAAATACCAAGAGCTTGCAAAGGCAAGGGATTGGAAGCAACCCCTCCTTG TTGTGCTGTCATATTCTGTGCAGATAATGGATGAAGGAGTTATAGCAGTCACTCCAAATGACATTCCTGTGGATGCTCTCATATCCCCAATTGGTGTGATTCCTATTAGCCAAGCTGCCTTAGACAG GATGAAGCTTTGA